Proteins from a single region of Candidatus Poribacteria bacterium:
- a CDS encoding ferritin-like domain-containing protein, whose protein sequence is MENGNRDAIIKELTRAYWLELEATINYLAISVDLDGIRAEEIKKSLAADIQTEITHAQELAARIKEIEGRVPGSFAFKPEQASLQPPEDSTDVVATIHGVIEAENAAIEQYNKIIRLCDGIDYVTQDLCVKLLADEEKHRREFRGFLKEYEND, encoded by the coding sequence ATGGAAAACGGAAACAGAGACGCAATTATCAAGGAACTGACTCGTGCTTATTGGTTAGAGTTGGAAGCCACCATTAATTATTTGGCGATCTCCGTTGACTTGGACGGCATCCGCGCTGAGGAAATTAAAAAATCCTTGGCAGCAGATATCCAAACAGAAATTACACACGCACAAGAACTTGCCGCTCGCATCAAGGAAATCGAGGGGCGCGTACCGGGTTCGTTCGCCTTTAAACCGGAACAGGCATCACTTCAACCGCCTGAAGATTCAACGGATGTTGTGGCAACGATCCATGGGGTCATCGAAGCCGAAAACGCCGCGATTGAACAATACAACAAAATTATCCGCTTATGCGATGGGATAGACTACGTCACGCAAGACCTCTGCGTCAAACTCCTCGCCGATGAAGAAAAGCATCGTCGGGAGTTCAGAGGTTTCCTCAAAGAATACGAGAACGACTAA
- a CDS encoding ATP-binding cassette domain-containing protein has translation MIELEDIGYCIGGNWLVKDINVTIKGGMLCGFVGPNGAGKSTLLRLISGELLPTTGEIRLFGKPIHSYEPKELARIRAYLQQKRDMNFPFTSLEIVLFGRHPYLNGTKETDRDISIAKGALQQVDADIFEERLYPTLSGGEASRVDVARILTQAPDLFLLDEPTNHLDPRYQVQILNLCKSICSRGKTVITAIHDLNLASMYADQLLLLKDGVSVACGPPETVLTLGLLAESYGIPFDILLHPDGYSWVMPSLSVL, from the coding sequence ATGATTGAATTGGAAGACATTGGTTACTGTATTGGCGGAAATTGGTTAGTCAAGGATATTAACGTTACAATTAAGGGCGGAATGTTATGCGGATTTGTCGGTCCCAACGGTGCTGGTAAATCCACACTCCTGCGTCTGATTTCAGGGGAACTCTTGCCAACGACTGGGGAAATCCGGCTCTTCGGTAAACCTATTCATAGTTATGAACCGAAGGAATTAGCACGCATCCGAGCCTATCTCCAACAAAAACGGGATATGAACTTCCCGTTTACCAGTTTGGAGATTGTCCTCTTCGGGCGGCACCCCTATCTCAACGGCACAAAAGAGACTGACAGGGATATCTCCATCGCCAAAGGGGCGCTCCAGCAAGTCGATGCCGATATATTCGAGGAACGGCTCTATCCAACACTGTCTGGTGGTGAAGCGAGTCGTGTTGACGTTGCACGGATCCTCACACAAGCCCCGGACCTATTTCTGTTAGATGAACCCACGAATCATCTTGATCCGAGATACCAAGTGCAAATACTCAACCTCTGCAAATCGATTTGTAGTCGAGGCAAAACCGTTATTACCGCAATTCACGACCTGAATCTTGCGTCAATGTATGCAGATCAACTATTGCTATTGAAAGATGGGGTTTCTGTGGCGTGCGGGCCCCCTGAAACCGTCCTGACCCTGGGGCTATTAGCAGAGAGTTATGGTATCCCGTTTGATATATTGCTGCATCCAGATGGCTATTCGTGGGTGATGCCGAGCTTGAGTGTTTTATAA